A genomic segment from Centroberyx gerrardi isolate f3 chromosome 22, fCenGer3.hap1.cur.20231027, whole genome shotgun sequence encodes:
- the tlcd4a gene encoding TLC domain-containing protein 4-B — protein sequence MDPFSQLILTISVTSFLSFQWLFHRVSPWMSIRVSTGFLGLSDKQKVEWNSRTVSTFHALLVGIFCLYILFFDDAVNEDPVWGDPTLVKINVAITTGYLISDLLLIFYYWKAIGDKFFVVHHLAALYAYYYVLGQGMLPYFANFRLLAEFSTPCVNQRWFFEVLGYPKSSRPNMANGVAMAAVFFLVRIAVMPVYYSRMYAVYGTEAFYLVPWGGRVAWICSSICLDIMNVMWMHKIARGCYKVLRSGRRSKADTPQENGKTD from the exons ATGGACCCATTCAGCCAGCTGATCCTCACCATCTCGGTGACCAGTTTCCTCTCCTTCCAGTGGCTCTTCCACAGAGTCAGCCCCTGGATGTCCATACGTGTCAGCACCGGCTTCCTCGGCCTCAGCGACAAGCAGAAGGTGGAGTGGAACTCAAG GACGGTGTCAACGTTTCACGCACTGCTGGTTGGAATCTTTTGTCTCTACATCTTGTTCTTTGACGACGCCGTCAATGAAGACCCAGTCTG GGGGGATCCCACACTGGTGAAGATCAATGTTGCCATCACAACAGGCTACCTCATATCTG atctGCTGCTAATATTTTACTATTGGAAGGCGATAGGCGACAAGTTTTTTGTAGTTCACCATCTGGCAGCGTTGTATGCTTACTACTATGTACTG GGCCAAGGAATGTTGCCTTATTTTGCTAACTTCCGTCTGCTTGCCGAGTTTTCCACTCCATGTGTGAACCAGCG CTGGTTCTTTGAGGTACTAGGTTACCCCAAGTCCTCCCGGCCCAACATGGCTAACGGCGTTGCCATGGCGGCGGTCTTTTTCCTGGTTCGCATCGCCGTCATGCCGGTCTACTACAGCCGCATGTACGCTGTCTACGGCACCGAGGCCTTCTACCTGGTGCCCTGGGGTGGCCGTGTAGCCTGGATCTGCTCCAGTATCTGCTTGGATATCATGAACGTTATGTGGATGCACAAGATCGCCCGCGGCTGCTACAAGGTGTTGCGCTCGGGACGGCGGAGCAAAGCAGATACACCTCAGGAGAACGGGAAGACGGATTAA